CGTCGTCTCGATGACCTCCGCCGCCGGTGCCACCCGGTACGCCGAGGTCGTCATCGCCGAGCGCCAGTCCTGGACCATGGCCGGCATCTGTCAGGCCGGCGACGTCCTGGGGCTCGTCGACGGGGACGTCGCCGTCATCGGGACGGATGTCACGGCGACCGCGGCGGCGGTGGTCGACCGGATGCTGGCGGCCGGCGGCGAGATGGTCACGCTGGTGCTGGGGGACGGTGCTCCCGCGGATGTCGTGGAGCACGTGGAGAACCGGGTGCGGGAGGGGTATCTGGCGGTGGACACGGTGGTGTATCGGGGGGGCCGTCAGGGGGCGTTGTTGCTGATCGGCGTGGAGTAGGGATTTTCCGCGCCCCGATGAAATGGCCGCAGGCCTTTCAGGGGCGCGGGGAACTGCGCGAGAAGCCCCACCGGGCGGACGGCGGGGTCGAAGGGGCGCAGCCCCTGGGACGGGACGGGTAGGGGCGGCGGGGGCGCAGCAACCCGGGGTGCGCCCTGCCGCGTCGCTCAGCCCCGCCCCGCCGCCTCCAACAACCGCTCCGCCTCCCCCCGCCGAGCCACCACCGTCTCGTCGCCGTCACCCCCGTCGGCGAACACGGCCAGCACACCCCGCGCCCGCTCGGCAGCCGCCGCACCCCGCCGGAGGTCCACCTCCAACCACCCCGCCGCCAACTCCGCGGCGGTCCGCGCGTCCAGGAAGTCCGGCCCCAGCGACCCGTACACCGACACCGCCCGCTCCACGAACCCCAGCGCCTCCTCGAACACCGGCCCGAACGAGGCGAGTTCCGCGTCCTCGGCCACCGACCGGGCGAGCAGGTCGCCGAACTGCCGGTACGTCTCGCCGAGCTCCGCGACGATCCGCCGCCGGTGCTCCTCGCCGGCGACGTCGGACAGCGCCGCCTCGCAGCCCACCACCGCGTCCCCCATCAGCTCCCGGGCCGCGTCCAGGGCCGAGGGCCCCGCTCCTTCACGGCTCTCCCGCGCCGCGTACCACGCCCGCGCCCGCAAGGCCCGCACGTACCCGTGGACGTTGCCCAGTTCGCCCCAGAGGTCGACCGCGCGCGCATACGCCCGGTCGGCGTCGGCGGGCAGCCCCGCCCGCGCGAGCGCCTCGGCGGCGAGATGGGCGAGCATGGCGTGGTCGCGCTGCTCGGGCCAGTGCCGGGCGATGTCGGCGGCCCGCAGCCACCGTTCCGCCGCCTCCCGATGCTCGCCCAGCTCGGTGTGGCAGTCGCCGAGCCACCACAGGGTCTGCGCGACCGCCCCGTCCCCGTGCGTCTCGGCCGTGAGATCCGGGAGCGCCGACTCCAGCACCTCGGCCGCCTCCGCCCACCGCCCCAGCCGCAACAGGAACCCGCCGAGCAGATGCCGGGCCCAGGCGCCGAGCGTCGGACCCTCGCCCGCCTCGTCGGCCCAGTGCGCCGCCTCCAGGGCGTGCCCGGCGGCCTCCTCGACCCGCTCCCCGGCGCCCAGCAGCTCCGCCAGCTGAAGGCGCAGCTGGGCGTGGCCCACCGGCTCCAGCTCCGTCCCGCCGTGCTCCAACGCCGCCCTGGCCGCCCGCTCTGCGGTCTCCAGATCCCCCAGGTGCTGGGCCAGCCCGGCGAGCCGCGCCTCGTACTGCACCGCGAACCACGGCAGCCCGGCCGCCACGTACCGTTCCGCGGCCTCCGCGAACAGCTCGGCGGCGGCCGCCGCGTCCCCGCCGTGCGCGGCCAGCTCCCCGAGCATCGCCCGCGCCTCCGCGGCCCGCGAGGCCAGCCGTACGTCCTCCGCGCGACGCGGCTCGACGAAGTCCGCCAGCTCCCGCACGGCGGCCTCGGCCAGGGCCACCGCGCCGGTGTCGGTGTCGTCGGCCTCGTGCATCCGCCGCAGGAGTATCCGCGCCCGCCCCACCAGCACGGACGCCGTCTGCCTCGCACCCGTCCCGCCGCTCGACCAGAGGGCGAGGATCCGCTCATACGGCTCGGAGATCAGCTCCACGGCGGCATCCACCCGGCCCGTGAGGGCGTGGACGTTCGCCCCGCGCGTGCGTGCCGCCAGTGCCTCACCGGGGTCGCCGGCCGCCTCGTACATCTCGGCCGCGCGTTCGAAGAGGGGGAGGCCCTCCGGCCCGAGGCCGATCGCCTCGTGGTCGACGATCTCCGCGCGGTCCCAGGCGTCCAGCTCCGCGCCCTCGGTGTCGGCGGCGCGTGCCACGGCGGCCCACGCTTCGACGGAACCGGGATGCAGGGACGCGGAGAGCCGCCGCGCCTCGGCGAGGAGGCCGGGCAGGCCCTCCGGGGCCGCGGTGGTCGCCATCTCCTCCACGGCGGGCTTCCGGGGCGCGGGCACCGTCACCGCGGCCCGCTGCGCCCGCACCCCCAGCGGCAGCCGGTCCAGCAGGGGGCGCTGGTCCATCCGCTCCCGCACATGGGTGCTGACGTACGCCGTGCCGTTGCGCGCGTCGAAGAGCGCGGCCAGCGAAAGGGCCTCCTCGCGCGCGTGGGAGGCCAGTTCGCCGGCGGTCCACGCGCGGCCGGCGGGACCGGGGACGGTCTGCTCGCCCAGCCCGCGCGCCGTGAGACGGTCCATCAGCAGGGCCACCACGCTCAGGAAGTCCAGCTTGCTGCGCGGGTCCCCGGAATCCGTGAAGTACGCCGGACGCTCGGCCAGCAGCTCCAGACCGCGCGCCTCGTTCCCGGTCAGGGCGCAGAACTCCACGTGGTCCGCGTACGCGCCCCGCATGCTCTCCATGGCCCGCACCAGCCGGAAACCCCGCAGATGGTGCGCGCGGGCCTCGTCCGGGCGCCCCAGGCGCAGCAGCGGCACCAGCGAGGACGCCAGGACGGTGTGCGGCTCGTGGGCGCAGGTGTACTCGCCCGCCAGGACCGGTGCCCACAGCTCCAGCGCCTCGGCGTCCTCGCGCCGCCGCGCCCGCCACCAGCCCTGCCCGTGCAGCTCGCACGCGTGACAGTCGGCCATCGTGTCCCGGTCGGTGGCCAGCCACGCCCCGTACGCCCGCTCGGCCCGCTCCAGGTCGCCGATGTGCGCGGCCACACTGAACTCGGCGCTGCGCACGGCCCGTTCCGAGTGCCCGGCGAGCCGGTAGCGGTGCTCCATCTCGCCGAGCCACTTCTCGATGGAGGCCAGCGGGATGTGCGGCTGGTTCAGCATGCCGGCCGACATCCACTTGAACACCCAGTGCAGGGAGTGGACCTCGTACTCGTCGAAGTCCTCCGGCCGTTCGTCCCACATGCGCAGCAGACGCGCGAAGGGGACGAACATCTTCGCCTTCTCGGAGCTGTAGTTGTAGACCTTCAGCTGGTGCCCGAGCGCCTCGATCACGGCGAGGGGCACGTTCAGCTTCTCGGCCTCGGCGAGCAGCCGCTCCGCGCGCGCGTTGCGCGCCGGACCCTCCGGCTGCTCGTAGTTCTCCGCCATGGCCCGACGCAGCTCGTCGAAGTCCATGGAGTCCACGACGTCACTCACCGGCGACCACCCTCCCCGAAGCCCGGACCGGACCCATGACCTGGGCCGGACCCCGGCTCGGTGTGCGTGGCCCACTCCAGCAGGCCGATGAAGGCGCGGTTCAGGAGCGCCGAGTCCGCCGGCCTGAGCGGCCGCTGGGCCATCAGCAGGGCCTGCCCGTACAGGGACTCCGTGGCCGTCCCGATCAGCTCCCGGTCGGACAGGGAACTGATCCGCCGGATCAGCGGGTTGAGATGGTTGAGCACCAGCCGCGCGCGCGGGGCGCTGCCCCGCAGTGAACCGAGGATGCCCGCCCACAGGTCGTCGGCCTGCTCCTCCGCCTCCGCACGGGCCTGCTCGTGCCGGGCGGACCGGTCGTCCAGGTGCAGCGCGGGCACCGACAGCGGATGGAAGGCCCGCAGCACCACGTCACAGCCCAGGGGGTCGAGCTTCGCCCGCGCGGCCGAGAGGAAGCCCGCCAGCGCCAGCTCGTCGTCCGGGTCCAGCACGTCCAGGTGCGCGGTCACCGTGTCGGCGTCCAGCTCGGCGACCACCGTCCCCGGACGCACCGACGGCAACGCCTCGACCAGCTCGCTGTCGTACGTGTAGCCGCCGTTGACGACCCCGACGCCCTGCGCGGACGCGATCGGCGCGACCTGCCGGTACTCCTCGACCGTCCGCGTGAAGTGCACCACCTGGTGCCGCTGCGCGAACTCCTCCAGGGACAGCCGTCCGTCGGTCGTCTCGAAGGGCAGCCACGGCAGCATCGTGCGCAGCATCTCCCTGTCGTGCCGGGCCAGCGACTTCACGCCCAGGTAGTGCACCGACAGGAAGGCCGCCAGCCGCTCCGGATCACCCGCGGCGAGCCCCGTGAGCCAGCTCCGGATCCGCTCCCCGAGCGCCTCCCGCACGGCCGCCAGCGTCTCGTCCTCGTACAGCGCCTCCCGCGACGCCGTGGGCCGCAGGCTGTCCGTGTCGAGGACGCAGCGCACGAAGAACGCCCAGTCGGGGAGCAACTGTTCGGCCCGCTCGGTGAGCAGCATGCCCTTCAGATGCACCCGGTGGCTCGCCCGCTGTGCCGGGCTGACGGCCGTCGGCAGGACGTACGCGACGCCCCGGATCCCGGCCAGCGGCACGTCCAGCTCTATGGAGTCCAGCGGCGTGAACCCGAACAGGGCGTGACAGTGCCGGGCCAGCGCCACCCGCCGGCCCGCGGGCGAGGGGTACGCCCGGTCCCAGGGCGCCGGCAGATCGGTGACCGCCTCGTCGCCCACCCGGACGTCGTACGGCAGCAGCGACCCGAAGTCCCGCGCCAGGGTCAGCACGCGCGCGGGGGAGAGCCACTCGGCCGCACCGGGCCGCGCGACCAGATGCACGGTGGTGCCCGGCTCGGGACGCGCCTCGTCGGGCAGCGTCCGCACGGTGTACGAGCCGTCGTCGGCGGCCGTCCACTCCACCGGTGGCGCGTCCGGGGTACGGGCGCTGCGGCTGACCACCCGGATGCGCTCGGCGACCACGAAACAGGCGAGCAAACCGATGCCGAACTGCCCCAGGAAGTCCGAGCGGACCTCCTGGATGCCCCCGTCGTCGCGCTTGGAGCTGCGGCCGATCGTGGCGAGGAGGTTGTGCACATCGGCCTCGGTGAGCCCGATGCCCGAGTCCTCCACCCGCAGCGTGCCGCCCTCGGCGAACAGCCGTACCCGGGCGGGCGCGTCGGACTGCTCGGCGCGGCGCGCGGTGATCGCGTCCACCGCGTTCTGCAGCAGTTCGCGCAGGTAGACCTTCGGACTGGAGTACAGGTGGTGCGAGAGCAGGTCCACCAGGCCACGCAGATCGACCTGGAACGTGTGAGGCGACTGGGATGCCTGAGGAGTCTGGGGTGCCTGGGATGACTGTGAGGTCATTGAATCCATCGTCGCAGCGCCGGTGGAGAGGGATTCTGGCGACGGCGGCGGGGTCGGGCGGTCCCGTCGGACGGTGACCGCGGACGGAGGAGGCAGGGCCCGAGTGCTGGGCCCGGGAGTGCGTCATCCTAGGCGCGAACGACCCGCCTGACCAGCGGATTTCAAGGACGTATACGGGATTGTCAGTGGCGTGGTGTGCAATGGATCTCGTGCCCGCGCTCGAAGAACCGCTCAAGAACACGCTCGGCGCCGCCACCGCGAAGGTGATGGCCGAGCACCTCGGCCTGCACACCGTCGGCGATCTGCTGCACCACTACCCCCGCAGATACGAGGAGCGCGGCCAGCTCACCCACCTCGCCGACCTGCCGATGGACGAGCACGTCACGGTGGTCGCCCAGGTCGCCGACGCCCGCCTGCACAGCTTCGCCTCCGCCAAGGCCCCCCGCGGCAAGGGCCAGCGCCTCGAAGTCACCATCACCGACGGCAGCGGCCGCCTCCAGCTCGTCTTCTTCGGCAACGGCGTGCACAAACCCCACAAGGACCTCCTCCCCGGCACCCGCGCCCTCTTCGCCGGCAAGGTCTCCGTCTTCAACCGCCGCCTCCAACTCGCCCACCCGGCCTACGAACTGCTGCGCGGCGACGACGACACGGAGACCGTCGACACCTGGGCCGGCGCCCTCATCCCGATCTACCCGGCCACCGCCAAGCTGGAGTCCTGGAAGATCGCCAAGGCGGTCCAGACGGTCCTCCCGAGCGCCCAGGAGGCCGTGGACCCCCTGCCCGAGTCGTTGCGGGCGGGCCGCGGCCTGGTCTCGCTCCCCGAGGCCCTCTTGAAGATCCACCGTCCCCAGACCAAGGCCGACCGGGACAGCGCCCGCGACCGCCTCAAGTGGGACGAGGCCTTCGTCCTCCAAGTCGCCCTCGCCCGCCGCCGCCACGCCGACGCCCAGCTCCCCGCCGTCGCCCGCCGCCCCGCCCCCGAAGGCCTCCTCACCGCCTTCGACGCCCGCCTCCCCTTCACCCTCACAGAGGGCCAGCAAAAGGTCTCCAAGGAGATCTTCGACGACCTGGCCACCGAACACCCGATGCACCGGCTGCTCCAGGGCGAGGTCGGAAGCGGTAAGACCATGGTGGCCCTCCGAGCCATGCTCGCCGTCGTCGACGCGGGTGGGCAGGCGGCCATGCTCGCGCCCACCGAGGTGCTTGCTCAGCAGCACCACCGGTCGGTGACGGAGATGATGGGGGAGCTGGCCGAGGGCGGGATGCTGGGCGGCGCCGAGCACGCCACCAAGGTGGTGCTGCTCACCGGCTCGATGGGCGCGGCCGCCCGTCGCCAGGCGCTGCTGGACCTGGTCACCGGCGAGGCCGGCATCGCCATCGGCACGCACGCGCTGATCGAGGACAAGGTCCAGTTCCACGACCTGGGCCTGGTCGTCGTGGACGAGCAGCACCGCTTCGGCGTCGAGCAGCGCGACGCCCTGCGCGGCAAGGGCAAACAGCCGCCGCACCTCCTCGTCATGACGGCCACGCCCATCCCGCGCACGGTCGCCATGACCGTCTTCGGCGACCTGGAGACCTCGGTCCTGGACCAGCTCCCCGCCGGCCGCTCACCCATCGCCAGCCATGTCGTCCCGGCCGCCGACAAGCCCCACTTCCTCGCCCGCGCCTGGGAACGCGTCCGCGAGGAGGTGGCGAACGGCCACCAGGCGTACGTCGTCTGCCCGCGCATCGGCGACGACGTCGACGAGCCCGGCGACCCGAAGAAGGCCAGGAAGTCCCCGGAGGACGAGGCCGAGAAGCGCCCCCCGCTCGCCGTCCTCGACGTCGCCGACCAGCTCGCCAAGGGCCCTCTCCAGGGCCTGAGGGTCGAGGTCCTGCACGGCAGGATGCACCCCGACGACAAGGACGCGGTCATGCGCCGCTTCGCCGCCGGCGAGACCCAGGTCCTGGTCGCCACCACGGTCATCGAGGTCGGCGTGAACGTCCCGAACGCCACCGCCATGGTGATCATGGACGCCGACCGCTTCGGTGTCTCCCAGCTGCACCAGCTCCGCGGCCGGGTGGGCCGGGGCTCCGCCGCCGGGCTCTGCCTCCTCGTCACCGAGATGCCCGAGGCCAGCGCCGCCCGCCAGCGCCTGGGCGCCGTCGCCTCCACCCTCGACGGCTTCGAACTCTCCCGCATCGACCTCGAACAACGCCGCGAGGGCGATGTCCTCGGTCAGGCCCAGTCCGGCGCCCGCACCAGCCTCCGCATGCTCACCGTCATCGACGACGAGGAGATCATCGCGGAGGCGAGGGAGGAAGCGGCGGCGGTGGTCGCGGCCGACCCGGACCTGGAGCACCTCCCGGCGCTACGGACAGCCCTGGACGCCCTGTTGGACGAGGAGAGGGAGCAGTACCTGGACAAGGGCTGAGGACCGGCGCCCCCGAGCTGAGGGTCGGCCGCGCCCGCAGCAGGCAACAAGGGGCCGAGGGTCCCCGCGCCCTTCAGGGGCGCGGGGAACTGCGCGAGCAACCCCCACGGACCCGCAGTCGCCCACGACAATCGGACGCACCCCACCAGGCGCCCTCTCCCTCCTCCACCTGCCAGACTGGACCCGTAGCCGCCCCCTGCCACAAGGACCCGAAGATGACCCGCGTGATCGCCGGCGCCGCCGGCGGACGCCGCCTCGCCGTCCCGCCGGGCAACGGCACCCGCCCCACCTCCGACCGCGCCCGGGAGGGCCTCTTCTCCACCTGGCAGTCCCTCCTCGGCGGCCCCCTCCACGGCGAACGGGTCCTCGACCTGTACGCCGGCTCCGGCGCCGTGGGCCTGGAGGCCCTCTCCAGAGGCGCGGGCCACACCCTGCTCGTGGAGGCCGACGCCCGCGCCGCGAGAACGATCCGCGACAACGTCCGATCGCTCGGCCTGCCCGGCGCCGAGGTGAGACCGGGCAAAGCCGAACAGATCATCCAGGGCCCGGCGCCGGCCGAGCCGTACGACCTCGTCTTCCTGGACCCCCCGTACGCCGTCTCGGACGACGATCTTCGGGAGATCCTGCTCACACTCCGTACCGGGGGCTGGCTCGGCGACGAAGCCCTCGTCACCGTGGAGCGCAGCACCAGAGGCGGTGAATTCGCCTGGCCGACCGGTTTCGAAGCCATCAGGGCCCGTCGCTACGGCGAGGGAACGTTTTGGTACGGTCGCGCCGCCTCTACGTGCGAAGACGCACGATGACCGGACCGGAGAGCGAGGGATCCCAAGTGCGCCGTGCCGTCTGTCCCGGGTCGTTCGACCCCATCACCAACGGACACCTCGACATCATTGGCCGCGCCTCCAAGTTGTACGACGAGGTCTATGTCGCGGTGATGATCAACAAGTCCAAGAAGGGCCTCTTCGAGGTCGACGAGCGGATCGAGCTGATCCGCCAGGTCACCGCCGAGTACGCGAACGTACGGGTGGAGGCCTTCCACGGACTGCTGGTCGACTTCTGCAAGCAGCGCGACATCCCGGCCATCGTCAAGGGCCTGCGCGCGGTCAGCGACTTCGACTACGAGCTGCAGATGGCCCAGATGAACATCGGCCTGTCGGGCGTGGAGACCCTCTTCGTGCCCACCAACCCCACCTACAGCTTCCTGTCGTCCTCCCTGGTCAAGGAGGTCGCCACCTGGGGCGGCGACGTCTCCCACCTGGTGCCCCCGCTGGTCCTCGAAGCGCTGGCCGAGCGACTGAAGCGGGACTGAGCGGACGAACGTCCCCCGCTGGCCGTACAGTCGACCCGACCGTCTCCAACACAGCTGTAGAGAGTGGCGAGCACACGGTGGACCACACGGTGGACGTGCAGAAGAAGCTCGACGAGATCGTCTCGGTGGTCTCCGGCGCCCGATCCATGCCCATGTCGGCCTCGTGCGTGGTCAACCGCGCCGAACTGCTCTCCCTGCTCGACGAACTGCGCGCGGCCCTGCCCGACTCCCTCGCCCAGGCGCGGGAGCTGATCGGCGACCGCGACCACATGGTCGAGCGGGCCCGCCAGGAGGCCGAGCGGATCGTCGCGAACGCGCACGCCGAGCGCGGCTCCCTGATCTCCGACACCGAGGTCGCCCGCCGCTCCCAGAACGAGGCCGACCGCATCCTCGGCGAGGCCCGCCGGGAGGCCGAGGAGGTCCGCGCCGAGGCCGACGAGTACGTCGACTCCAAGCTCGCCAACTTCGAGGTCGTCCTCACCAAGACCCTCGGTTCGGTGGGCCGTGGCCGCGAGAAGCTCCTGGGCACGGGTCCCGGCCTCGACGAGCAGGGCTACGAGGACGAGGACGCCCCCGAGCGCAG
This genomic stretch from Streptomyces deccanensis harbors:
- a CDS encoding tetratricopeptide repeat protein produces the protein MDFDELRRAMAENYEQPEGPARNARAERLLAEAEKLNVPLAVIEALGHQLKVYNYSSEKAKMFVPFARLLRMWDERPEDFDEYEVHSLHWVFKWMSAGMLNQPHIPLASIEKWLGEMEHRYRLAGHSERAVRSAEFSVAAHIGDLERAERAYGAWLATDRDTMADCHACELHGQGWWRARRREDAEALELWAPVLAGEYTCAHEPHTVLASSLVPLLRLGRPDEARAHHLRGFRLVRAMESMRGAYADHVEFCALTGNEARGLELLAERPAYFTDSGDPRSKLDFLSVVALLMDRLTARGLGEQTVPGPAGRAWTAGELASHAREEALSLAALFDARNGTAYVSTHVRERMDQRPLLDRLPLGVRAQRAAVTVPAPRKPAVEEMATTAAPEGLPGLLAEARRLSASLHPGSVEAWAAVARAADTEGAELDAWDRAEIVDHEAIGLGPEGLPLFERAAEMYEAAGDPGEALAARTRGANVHALTGRVDAAVELISEPYERILALWSSGGTGARQTASVLVGRARILLRRMHEADDTDTGAVALAEAAVRELADFVEPRRAEDVRLASRAAEARAMLGELAAHGGDAAAAAELFAEAAERYVAAGLPWFAVQYEARLAGLAQHLGDLETAERAARAALEHGGTELEPVGHAQLRLQLAELLGAGERVEEAAGHALEAAHWADEAGEGPTLGAWARHLLGGFLLRLGRWAEAAEVLESALPDLTAETHGDGAVAQTLWWLGDCHTELGEHREAAERWLRAADIARHWPEQRDHAMLAHLAAEALARAGLPADADRAYARAVDLWGELGNVHGYVRALRARAWYAARESREGAGPSALDAARELMGDAVVGCEAALSDVAGEEHRRRIVAELGETYRQFGDLLARSVAEDAELASFGPVFEEALGFVERAVSVYGSLGPDFLDARTAAELAAGWLEVDLRRGAAAAERARGVLAVFADGGDGDETVVARRGEAERLLEAAGRG
- the rsmD gene encoding 16S rRNA (guanine(966)-N(2))-methyltransferase RsmD is translated as MREQPPRTRSRPRQSDAPHQAPSPSSTCQTGPVAAPCHKDPKMTRVIAGAAGGRRLAVPPGNGTRPTSDRAREGLFSTWQSLLGGPLHGERVLDLYAGSGAVGLEALSRGAGHTLLVEADARAARTIRDNVRSLGLPGAEVRPGKAEQIIQGPAPAEPYDLVFLDPPYAVSDDDLREILLTLRTGGWLGDEALVTVERSTRGGEFAWPTGFEAIRARRYGEGTFWYGRAASTCEDAR
- the recG gene encoding ATP-dependent DNA helicase RecG, which codes for MDLVPALEEPLKNTLGAATAKVMAEHLGLHTVGDLLHHYPRRYEERGQLTHLADLPMDEHVTVVAQVADARLHSFASAKAPRGKGQRLEVTITDGSGRLQLVFFGNGVHKPHKDLLPGTRALFAGKVSVFNRRLQLAHPAYELLRGDDDTETVDTWAGALIPIYPATAKLESWKIAKAVQTVLPSAQEAVDPLPESLRAGRGLVSLPEALLKIHRPQTKADRDSARDRLKWDEAFVLQVALARRRHADAQLPAVARRPAPEGLLTAFDARLPFTLTEGQQKVSKEIFDDLATEHPMHRLLQGEVGSGKTMVALRAMLAVVDAGGQAAMLAPTEVLAQQHHRSVTEMMGELAEGGMLGGAEHATKVVLLTGSMGAAARRQALLDLVTGEAGIAIGTHALIEDKVQFHDLGLVVVDEQHRFGVEQRDALRGKGKQPPHLLVMTATPIPRTVAMTVFGDLETSVLDQLPAGRSPIASHVVPAADKPHFLARAWERVREEVANGHQAYVVCPRIGDDVDEPGDPKKARKSPEDEAEKRPPLAVLDVADQLAKGPLQGLRVEVLHGRMHPDDKDAVMRRFAAGETQVLVATTVIEVGVNVPNATAMVIMDADRFGVSQLHQLRGRVGRGSAAGLCLLVTEMPEASAARQRLGAVASTLDGFELSRIDLEQRREGDVLGQAQSGARTSLRMLTVIDDEEIIAEAREEAAAVVAADPDLEHLPALRTALDALLDEEREQYLDKG
- a CDS encoding HSP90 family protein, yielding MDSMTSQSSQAPQTPQASQSPHTFQVDLRGLVDLLSHHLYSSPKVYLRELLQNAVDAITARRAEQSDAPARVRLFAEGGTLRVEDSGIGLTEADVHNLLATIGRSSKRDDGGIQEVRSDFLGQFGIGLLACFVVAERIRVVSRSARTPDAPPVEWTAADDGSYTVRTLPDEARPEPGTTVHLVARPGAAEWLSPARVLTLARDFGSLLPYDVRVGDEAVTDLPAPWDRAYPSPAGRRVALARHCHALFGFTPLDSIELDVPLAGIRGVAYVLPTAVSPAQRASHRVHLKGMLLTERAEQLLPDWAFFVRCVLDTDSLRPTASREALYEDETLAAVREALGERIRSWLTGLAAGDPERLAAFLSVHYLGVKSLARHDREMLRTMLPWLPFETTDGRLSLEEFAQRHQVVHFTRTVEEYRQVAPIASAQGVGVVNGGYTYDSELVEALPSVRPGTVVAELDADTVTAHLDVLDPDDELALAGFLSAARAKLDPLGCDVVLRAFHPLSVPALHLDDRSARHEQARAEAEEQADDLWAGILGSLRGSAPRARLVLNHLNPLIRRISSLSDRELIGTATESLYGQALLMAQRPLRPADSALLNRAFIGLLEWATHTEPGSGPGHGSGPGFGEGGRR
- the coaD gene encoding pantetheine-phosphate adenylyltransferase, whose protein sequence is MRRAVCPGSFDPITNGHLDIIGRASKLYDEVYVAVMINKSKKGLFEVDERIELIRQVTAEYANVRVEAFHGLLVDFCKQRDIPAIVKGLRAVSDFDYELQMAQMNIGLSGVETLFVPTNPTYSFLSSSLVKEVATWGGDVSHLVPPLVLEALAERLKRD